The Halotia branconii CENA392 region CCGTTCAATAAAAGAGAACATTTCATCTAAGGATTTATAGAAGATTCAAAGGCATTTCAGCGCGCCCATTGTTGTAAGATGTAATCATAAAAAGCCGCTTGATCTACTTTATCCATCGCGTAAATCTTTCGACCATTAGGCACAATTTTAGTCCGTCCCTGACTAATACCAGTAGTAATAATTTCCGTTTCCCATTCTTGTAGTTGATAAAAGTCTGGGTGTCCTAAATAAGCCGTCGCCAATACATCCCAGAAATAATAATCCTGGGGAATAACCAAGGCGTAACATTGTCCTGCTAAATCAGAGACAGGATAATGACGTTGTTTTGCCATCTTTTGCACCAATTCCGATGTAACTGGCACATTATTAGTTAAATCTAAAGGACACATAATAATTTTAATTTGGGTTTGCCATACCCGTGCCGCTGAAACTGCATCCCAATAAACATTCCATTCGGCGGAACCATCTTGTCCGGCTTCTAAACTTTTTTCTACATTACCAGAAACATTTAACGCTCCTCCCATCCAGACAATCTGATCAATCTTCGCTTCAATATCTGGTGCTTTGTCTAGGGCTACTGCTACTGTCGTCAACGGCCCAGTTACCATTAGTGTAACTGGTGACGATGTTTCACGTAAAACCCGAATCATGAAATCCTGCCCTGTTTCTGCAACCAGAGGCGTGTTAATAACTTCACTTTGATTGAGAATTGGTAGATGATCCACAATAAATGAATCGC contains the following coding sequences:
- a CDS encoding nucleoside hydrolase gives rise to the protein MSKQLVLMDHDGGVDDYLATMLLLTMDHIELLGVVVTPADCYIQPAVSATRKIIDLMGFSHIPVAESTVRGINPFPPLYRRDSFIVDHLPILNQSEVINTPLVAETGQDFMIRVLRETSSPVTLMVTGPLTTVAVALDKAPDIEAKIDQIVWMGGALNVSGNVEKSLEAGQDGSAEWNVYWDAVSAARVWQTQIKIIMCPLDLTNNVPVTSELVQKMAKQRHYPVSDLAGQCYALVIPQDYYFWDVLATAYLGHPDFYQLQEWETEIITTGISQGRTKIVPNGRKIYAMDKVDQAAFYDYILQQWAR